The following coding sequences are from one Culex quinquefasciatus strain JHB chromosome 1, VPISU_Cqui_1.0_pri_paternal, whole genome shotgun sequence window:
- the LOC119765305 gene encoding uncharacterized protein LOC119765305 — MCAGVVLVGRLKDTVIEEEQEWMAAGWQRNGVNVNNRNRHRQQCRPIQIGLQQVVPQYNKSSGTKFCQTFPSNSDAFGNSRFPQQQNQRHQSEAFGNCGFHSSGTVDPHQQGHVTVWL; from the exons ATGTGTGCAGGTGTGGTGTTGGTCGGCAGATTAAAG GACACGGTCATCGAGGAGGAGCAGGAGTGGATGGCCGCTGGATGGCAGCGGAACGGGGTCAACGTGAACAACCGAAATCGGCACCGGCAACAGTGTCGCCCAATCCAGATCGGGCTTCAGCAAGTGGTTCCGCAGTACAATAAGTCGAGCGGAACGAAATTTTGCCAGACCTTCCCGTCGAACAGCGACGCCTTCGGCAACAGTCGGTTCCCCCAGCAGCAAAACCAACGTCATCAATCTGAAGCGTTCGGCAACTGTGGATTCCACTCGTCGGGAACCGTTGATCCGCATCAACAAGGCCACGTCACGGTTTGGCTATGA